In Gordonia sp. SL306, the genomic window GCTGGGCTTGGCGAACGACCTCGCCGCCGCCATGGGGGCCCGATGCCTGCCGATGGACGAACTCACCGCCGGCGTGCTCGCCCGTCCAGGACGAGCCGCCTGACATCTGTTCTGCACCAGCGAGAAACGGCAGGAGGCCGCAATGCCGCAAGGAGTGCCCGACACCATCCCCGACGACGGGCTCACCACCCGGCAACGCCGGAACCAGCCGGTCCTGGCAGTGCACACCGGGGACGGCAAGGGCAAGTCGACGGCCGCGTTCGGGATGGCGATGCGTGCGTGGAACGCCGGCATGCGGGTGGCCGTGTTCCAGTTCGTCAAGAGCGCCAAGTGGCGCGTCGGCGAGGAGACCGCGCTCACGGCGCTGGGCACCGTGCACGAGCAGACCGGTCAGGGCGGCCCGGTCGAATGGCACAAGATGGGGCAAGGCTGGTCGTGGCTGCGTGCCAACGAAGACCATGATGCCGACCATGCCGACGCCGCTCGCGCCGGATGGGCGGAGATAGCTCGGCGGCTGGCCGCCGAGCAGCACGATTTCTACGTGCTGGACGAGTTCACCTACCCGCTCGACTGGGGCTGGGTCGACACCGACGAGGTGGTCTCCGCGCTCGGTGGTCGACCCGGTCGGCAGCATGTCGTCATCACCGGGCGTCGCGCCCCGTCGGCCCTGGTCGACGCTGCCGACCTCGTCACCGAGATGCGTAAGGTCGCCCACCCGATGGATGCAGGTCGCAAGGGGCAGAAGGGCATCGAGTGGTGACGCCGTCCTCGAATGCCACGGCTCTCGTTCCGGAGGGGCCGGGATGAGTTCGGTCCCGGCCGTCGTGATCGCCGCCCCCGCATCGGGGAGTGGAAAGACGACGGTGTCGACCGGACTGATCGGGGCGCTGCGGACCGCCGGACACCGCGTCGCGCCGTTCAAGGTCGGGCCCGACTACATCGACCCCGGTTATCACGCGGTTGCAGCCGGGGTGGTCGGCCGCAATCTCGATCCCAACTTGGTGGGGACGGATCTCGTCGCACCGCTGTTCGCCGCGGGGACCGTGGGCGCCGACATCGCCGTCGTGGAGGGGGTGATGGGGCTGTTCGACGGCCGCATCCTGCCCGACGACGCCGGTGGCGATCCGAGTGGCTTCGGCTCGACCGCCCATGTCGCCCAACTGATCGGCGCGCCGGTTGTCCTGGTGGTGGACGCGGCCGGACACAGCCAGTCGCTCGCCGCCCTGCTGCAGGGCTTCGTCGGGTACGACCCGTCGATCCACGTCGCGGGGGTCATCCTGAACCGAGTGGGTTCGGATCGTCACGAGACCGTCCTGCGTCAGGCGTGTGCACGTGCCGGCCTGCCGGTGTTCGGGGTGCTGCGTCGGGCACCCACATCTGCAGGTGCCGTCGCGCCATCTCGGGCTGATCCCGGCTGCCGAACGTCGCGACGACGCGGTCCGAGCGGTCGCCGCGATGACCGCCACGGTCGGTGCGGCGCTGGATCTCCCGGCGATCGTGGCCGCGGCCCGCGGTCGTAGACAGGGACCGGTCGATGCCTGGTCGGCGGCGGACGCGGTCGGCCACGACGGCTTCGGGCCTGCGGGTTCGCGCGCCCAGCGTCCGATCGTGGCGGTCGCGGGTGGTGCCGCATTCACGTTCGGCTATGCCGAACACAGCGAGTTGCTCGCCGCCGCAGGCGCGGACGTCGTCGGGTTCGACCCGCTCCACGATCCGCTGCCGCCCGACACCGACGCCGTCGTCGTCGGGGGTGGTTTCCCGGAAGAGCACGCCGAGGTGCTGTCGGCGAACGAACCGTTGCGCACCGGGCTCGCCGCACACGCACGAGCGGGTCGCCCGATCCTCGCCGAATGTGCCGGATTGCTCTATCTCGCAACCGAACTCGATGGCCATCCGATGGCCGGGGTGCTCGACGTGGCCGGGCGGTTCGGCCCGGCCCTGACGCTGGGTTACCGCGACGGGGTGGCCGTCGCGGATTCCGTCGCATTCGTTGCCGGTGAGCGCGTCACCGGACACGAGTTCCATCGATCCACCGTCGAGGCCCGCGGCGAGATCACGCCCGCGTGGGCCTGGCGCGATCATCGGGGGACAGCCGGTACGCACGGATTCGTACAGGCATCGGTGCACGCCTCCTACCTTCATGTCCATCCGGCCGGTCATCCGGCTGCGGTGACGAGGTTCGTCTCCGCGGCACGGCGTGCCGCCGAGGCGACCGGCCCGGGACGAGACGAGGCGGCGGAGCGCACGGGATGAGCAATCAGGGGCTCGACGACGCTCTCGACGCACTGGCCCGACATGGCGTCGACGATCCGGCTGTCCTGCGCGAACTCCTCGAGGCGGTACTCGTCGTCGGACAGGGACTCGAACTCGACCAAGCCCTGCAGCGGATCGTCGAGGTCGCCTCCGCGGTGGTCGACGCCCGCTACGGTGCGCTCGGTGTCCGCGGACCAGACGGCGGACTCAGTGCATTCGTCTACACCGGTATCAGCAGATCGCAGCGTGCGCGGATGGATCACCTCCCGGTCGGCCGCGGGGTGTTGGGGCTGCTCATCGAGCAACCGCAGGTGTTGCGAATTCCGGCGCTGTCGAAACACCCTGCCTCGGTGGGCTTCCCCGCCAACCATCCGCCGATGAACACGTTCCTCGGTGCGCCGATCATCGTGCGGGGCTCGGTGTTCGGGAGCATCTATCTGACGGAGAAGCAGTCCGCGCCCGAGTTCGGGGAGGTGGACGAGACGCTGGTGGCGGTGCTCGCTGTCGCGGCGGGAATCGCAGTGGACAACGCCCGGCTGTTCGAGAGTGCCCGCACCCGGCACCGCTGGATGCAGGTCATCGCTCGCCGTGGCTCAGAGCCGCTGGCCGGAATCGCGCTCGACGACACGCTGTCCCGGCTGTGTGGCGACGTCACCGAGCTCACCGGCGGTGTCGACGCCTTCATCCTCACCGGCGAGTCCGGGGCTGTCGAGGTGGCCGGGCACACCGGGCGGGCCGTGACGGCGGGGGACATGGCGTTGCCGCCCACGGACATCCACATGGTGCGATCCGCCACCGACCTGTCGTCCGAACTCGTCCGAGGCGGGGCGCGATGGGCGACGGTGCAGCCGCTGCAGCGCGCGGCCGGGGTGTTCGGGTGGATCGTGATCACCCACCGTGAGCGACCCCGGTGGGACGGGGAGGACGCGTCGGGGCTCGCCGGCGTCGCCGAGGTGGCCTCGCTGGCGGTGGCCTACGCCGAACAGCAACAGGTCGCCCGCGATCTGGAGGTGCTCGAGGACCGCCATCGCATCGCCCGGGACCTGCACGACCACGTGATCCAGCGGCTGTTCGCCATCGGGATGTCGGTACAGACGATGTTGGCCACCCAGCCGTCGTCGGGAGAAGGGGCGGACACTCCGGCGGTGCAGAGTGCCACCACGGCCCGCCTCGAGCAGGTGATCGCCGACCTCGACCGGACCATCGCGCAGATCCGCACCTCCATCTTCGACCTGCAGACGATTCCCGGTCATCACGACACCACCACGCTGCGTCGCCGCGTCCTCGACATCGTGTCCGAACTGGCCGCGCGCGCCCCGATCGCACCCGGTGTCGCGTTCGCCGGACCGGTGGACACCGTGGTCCCGGAATCGTTGGGTCCGCACATCGACGCGGTCCTGCGCGAGGGGTTGTCGAACGCCTTGCGGCATGCGCAGGCCCAGCACATCGACGTCTCGGTACGCGCCGAGGACGATGTGTTGTCGGTCGAGATCTGCGACGACGGCGTCGGCATCGGCTCCGACGTGGTCTACCGCGGCCTCGACAACCTGACCCGCCGCGCCGAGGAATGTGACGGGGTGTTCAGCGTGGTGACCCGACCAGGCGCGGGTACCACGCTGACGTGGTCCGTCCCGCTGACCGGCTAGGGCCGCGTCCGCGCACGAACAACGGGGGAGAGCGCGGGACGAGCCCGGCGCGTCAGATCTTGCCGTCGCGCAGTTTGGTCGCCATCACGGCGACTTGTGTGCGTCGCTGCATGTCGAGCTTCGCCAGGATGCGGGACACGTAGTTCTTGATCGTCTTCTCGGCCAGGAACATCCGTTCCGCGATCTGTCGATTGGTGAGCCCGTCGCCGATGTGGCTGAACACCTCGCGCTCCTGTGCGGTGAGTTCGGCGAGCGGATCGGCGGCCGAACCCTTGCCGCCCCGCAGTTTGGCAAGGAGGGCGGCCGTGCTGCGGTCGTCGAGCAGGGACCCGCCGTGTCCGACAGTTCGGACGGCCGCGACGAGGTTGTGGCCGAGGATCTGCTTGAGCACGAAGCCGGACGCGCCGGCCAGCACGGCCGCCAGCAAGGCGTCGTCGTCGGCGTAGCTCGTCAGCATCAGACAACGCACCGACGGTTCTTCCGCGCGCACGTCACGACAGAGTTCCACGCCGTTGCCGTCCGGGAGGCGGACGTCGAGGACCGCGACGTCGGGCTTGGTCGCGAGGATGCCGACCTTCGCCTCGCCAACAGATGCGGCCTCACCCACCACTTCCAGATCGTCGGCGGTGCCCAAGAGGTCGCGCAAGCCGCGTCGGACCAGTTCGTGGTCATCGACGAGGTAGACGCGGACCGGCTTGTCCGGCGCGCCGTCCGGTGTGGCATCGGCAGGCATGTCCTCGACGGTACCGCAGGCCCAGACGGCGGGAGGCACATGAGCTTTGACGACCTGAGACCCAGCCGATCCGGGACTTTGTGCTCACGTGACGACGCCACCCGGTGGCGCAGTGTTGGTTGCACACCGGCGATGGCGGCCGGCGAGTGCGACTTCGAGGGAGAGCGATGACGAGCATGGTCGGTTCACCGACGGTTACGGACACAGGGATGACCGGATCGGATCTGCTGCGGGAGTTGCTCCCGGTCTGCGAGACCGAGGTCGAGCGGCACATGACGATGACCACGGACTGGCATCCGCACGACTACGTCCCGTGGACCGACGGCCGCAACTTCGCCGCGCTGGGCGGCGATGACTGGGACCCGTCGCAGTCCCACCTCTCGGAGACGGCCAAGGCGGCCATGATCACCAATCTCCTGACCGAGGACAACCTCCCGTCCTATCACCGCGTGATCGCGGACAACTTCGGCCTCGACGACGCGTGGGGTTTCTGGGTGGGCCGGTGGACCGCCGAGGAGATGCGTCACTCGGTGGTGATGCGCGACTACCTCGTGGTCACCCGAGGTGTGGACCCCGTCGAACTGGAGAACACCCGGATGCAGCACATGACGCACGGCTTCAACCCGCTGCCCGAGGACGACGGACAGCGCGACCACAGCTTCGACATGCTCTACGCCGTCAGCTACGTGAGCTTCCAGGAGCTGGCCACCCGGGTGTCGCACCGCAACACCGGCAAGGCCTGCGGCGACCCGATCGCCGACCGCATGCTGCAACGCGTCGCCGCGGACGAGAACCTGCACATGCTCTTCTATCGCAACATCGTCGACGGTGCGCTCGACTTGGTCCCGGATCAGGCGATGGTCGCGATCTACGGCATCGTCTCGAACTTCCAGATGCCCGGCGCGTCGATGCCGAACTTCCGTCGCAACGCGGTCCTGATCGCCAAGGGAGGGATCTACGACCTGCCGCAGCACATGTCCGAGGTGGTGATGCCGGTGCTGCGCAAGTGGCGGATCTTCGAACGCGATGACTTCGGCCCACTCGGCGAGCACTACCGAGAGTTGTTGGGCGGCTTCCTCGAACAGATGAACATCAAGGTGGGGAAGTTCGAGGAAGCGCGTGAGCGCGCCCTGGCCCGTCAGCGAGCCAAGGGGGGACTTGTCGAGGTGTCTGCCCGATGACCCGCGTCAGCTCGTCGGCACCTGCGGGAGAACGTCTGCTCTACCGTGTTCGCGGAACTCATCGGCGAGTCGGGCCGCCCGGATCTCGTCGAACGGGTGGTAGTCACCGTCCCGGAACTCGAAGATCGGGTCGTCGGTGAACCAGGCCGCACGTCGTAACGCGGGTTTGTCGAGCTTGCGGGTGGCGGTGAGGGGGAGCGCATCGGTCAGTCGCACCAGCGACGGCGTCCACTTGGTGCCCAGATCGGGCTGCGCGGAGATGAATTCGGCGAAGGCCTGTGGATCGAAATCGACCGCGGGCAACTCGAGCGTGACCATCACCCGGTCGCCGGTGCGCGGATCGGGGATGCCGTAGGCGGCCACGCCTCGCAGGCCGGGGAACCGGGCGACGATCCGCTCGAGCGGTGCGGTGGCGAAGTTCTCGGAGTCGACGCGGATCCAGTCACTGGTGCGACCGGCGAACCAGAAGACGCCGTCGGCGTCCCGGTAGGCGAGGTCGCCGGACCAGTAATCACCGTCGCGGATCTTCTCTGCCGTCGCCTCGGGATTGTTGTAGTAGCCCTCGAAGCGGTCGCCGCCGCCGCGCGCCACGATCTCCCCGATCGCCTCCTCGGCGT contains:
- the cobO gene encoding cob(I)yrinic acid a,c-diamide adenosyltransferase, translated to MPQGVPDTIPDDGLTTRQRRNQPVLAVHTGDGKGKSTAAFGMAMRAWNAGMRVAVFQFVKSAKWRVGEETALTALGTVHEQTGQGGPVEWHKMGQGWSWLRANEDHDADHADAARAGWAEIARRLAAEQHDFYVLDEFTYPLDWGWVDTDEVVSALGGRPGRQHVVITGRRAPSALVDAADLVTEMRKVAHPMDAGRKGQKGIEW
- a CDS encoding GAF domain-containing sensor histidine kinase, with the protein product MSNQGLDDALDALARHGVDDPAVLRELLEAVLVVGQGLELDQALQRIVEVASAVVDARYGALGVRGPDGGLSAFVYTGISRSQRARMDHLPVGRGVLGLLIEQPQVLRIPALSKHPASVGFPANHPPMNTFLGAPIIVRGSVFGSIYLTEKQSAPEFGEVDETLVAVLAVAAGIAVDNARLFESARTRHRWMQVIARRGSEPLAGIALDDTLSRLCGDVTELTGGVDAFILTGESGAVEVAGHTGRAVTAGDMALPPTDIHMVRSATDLSSELVRGGARWATVQPLQRAAGVFGWIVITHRERPRWDGEDASGLAGVAEVASLAVAYAEQQQVARDLEVLEDRHRIARDLHDHVIQRLFAIGMSVQTMLATQPSSGEGADTPAVQSATTARLEQVIADLDRTIAQIRTSIFDLQTIPGHHDTTTLRRRVLDIVSELAARAPIAPGVAFAGPVDTVVPESLGPHIDAVLREGLSNALRHAQAQHIDVSVRAEDDVLSVEICDDGVGIGSDVVYRGLDNLTRRAEECDGVFSVVTRPGAGTTLTWSVPLTG
- a CDS encoding response regulator — protein: MPADATPDGAPDKPVRVYLVDDHELVRRGLRDLLGTADDLEVVGEAASVGEAKVGILATKPDVAVLDVRLPDGNGVELCRDVRAEEPSVRCLMLTSYADDDALLAAVLAGASGFVLKQILGHNLVAAVRTVGHGGSLLDDRSTAALLAKLRGGKGSAADPLAELTAQEREVFSHIGDGLTNRQIAERMFLAEKTIKNYVSRILAKLDMQRRTQVAVMATKLRDGKI
- a CDS encoding acyl-ACP desaturase; the encoded protein is MTSMVGSPTVTDTGMTGSDLLRELLPVCETEVERHMTMTTDWHPHDYVPWTDGRNFAALGGDDWDPSQSHLSETAKAAMITNLLTEDNLPSYHRVIADNFGLDDAWGFWVGRWTAEEMRHSVVMRDYLVVTRGVDPVELENTRMQHMTHGFNPLPEDDGQRDHSFDMLYAVSYVSFQELATRVSHRNTGKACGDPIADRMLQRVAADENLHMLFYRNIVDGALDLVPDQAMVAIYGIVSNFQMPGASMPNFRRNAVLIAKGGIYDLPQHMSEVVMPVLRKWRIFERDDFGPLGEHYRELLGGFLEQMNIKVGKFEEARERALARQRAKGGLVEVSAR